The stretch of DNA ttagagcatgaatatttatatatatatataaatatatatatgtaagaaataaatgaatattacttacgtgtcgagcatattctttattccggggtgattggtgtaatcgccgtgcacgggatccaaatagtatatcacttcagagaccgcattgattgcaaatagcacccaatgtgccctacaacaacaaaaaattggttaagcaattttgtttatagacaactaataaattaaattctcatcaattaaaaaagataaaattacgtaccctgaattatatggtgccaagaacaatttatcactttctttatttcttaaaaacatatctacaatgtagtgttttacattgtctggatcgagtttgaacatcgacatcttatgcggagacaagaatgagtatttatttgacagtttcctcgtgcacacgaccttctcgtacaaaaaccttcaatgaaaattttaaactagattaattaccaatacatttaattaattacaaataaatgcaattaaaagtattttttaccttatgtacaagctgattacagtaacactcagctccttatgttcgagaagatcgtacatttgctccttttcgaggtattcaatatactcatctccaaagatgtctttattcatttgtacgatgggcgaatcgttgctgctgcccatgttcctttttatttggatgtcaagacacgccccgtatttaccaaggcgtggctgacttttattaggagcagcagcagcagcgaccgattttccccgatccagattttttgttgctgcaagtttggcagctttattaccctccagcctttgtagtttggcagccctattaacctccaatttttgaggtttgctgcctttttttggctgtaggggtggtttatttatttggacctacaaaaatgaggtaaaatgttagtttattgaatctgaaaaaataaaaaaccttaggcaataaatgtgacaaaccttttcgggagatgtaactgatttgtccttgggaatctttttttcgagggcaacaaggtgtgtgggccatgccacgtaactgccaatagcgtcgcttaagaacttcatatctccatcgttgtccggtatgggcaacggtgcagttggttcgaaagcaaccgtaggcgatactttgacatggcccgcggggatcggaatattgtgcaatacttctcccgaagtattgtgcaatattccttttcccaccttccgttgagtcggcgaggacaagtataggacacatgtagtgacaccctacatcaatagttaaaacataagtacagttaatatataagtttgtttaatacataagtaattacataagcaagtaagtagtaagtaattaattacctcgggaatactcttcaaaccgacgttgcaactcccggtttcactctccatttgtatttcaggttggagctgaaccggaagttgcttgtctttattcatattcaccaagagtgccacttgctccgataggattctgagcttctctaatacttcctcgttggaaggtttttggcgcttctcttgaggaaaaaagcttttgggagttacgccaaatcctttccccctcactcgaccggaatactcagggacattaagcactttcccaagaatgtccctgcacgtatccttgttgccctcttgagtttcagaactttgttcaatagtttcctaaaatacatgtaacattaaaaagataagttcaatagcatttttaaaatacaatattaaaaaatattaaagtgataatatacttacacaaagttctacaactttcttgacattttcattatcaaccactccttctttgttaacacgcgcttccttccataagatatgacgacccaagggttgatcggcttgggggtcttttctctattcgttaaaatcataaacaaaataattgatataattccttacttataaaaaaaataattgatgataattcaaagaaattgattaatatcatttataatattaatttaatgtattttgtttgtttaattcaatttaatttattttattaatataatttactctattattattgttattattataaaaaaaatccacaTACTAATTGTGCTTTTTCATTcctatttcaaaattaaaaaattaaaaaataaataacacaccagattttttatatttccgGTTAAATAGAATAACTACcggatatttcaaaaatttgaactttCCGGTAAGGAAAATGTAACTACCGGAATCTTTTAATTTCCAGTAAAGTGAATGTCActacaacaaatttaatttccaGTAGTGAATATGTGTGTATCGGATTTCAATGAAAAAATTTTACGTACCAAAAATTTAGTTGAGGGGGTGagattttaaagtaatttttttctaCCATTCAATCaatgaaatgtttaagaataattttaggtttttaacaattcaagAGGTATAAGGTTAAATGAGGGGTTCAAAAGCCAACTTTCTAATAGTGATTATGAGGAACAAAGCCCATtgcaacttaaaaaaaaaaaaaggaatacaCACCCACAAGTCCACAACACAACTAATTGTTGCCATTGTTTATGAATTTGGATGAATATTGTTAGAGTTAATTGGTTTCTAGTGCTAATACATTCAACCATTTAGAGCATAGCACCAAGCCACCAAGGCTGTCTATCTATAAAAAGTTACAGAGTCGCCGTAAATATGGGTTATCATAACATAAGATCATTGAGATCTTTGTTAATATGtatcattataatattttgttaaaataacatTTCTTTAACTCAATAATAGATTTGGACTTGAAAAACTCTTCATACTTGAAACATATATAATCTCGTTGAAATAAAAGACAATTATGAAAGCTCTATGTATATTTATTTCGCTTTTGTTAAGGTTGCATATTTTACTTTGTAATTGATCCAAGATTAGACCTATACAATTCATGACAATAATCTCACAACTATTTGAAATTGTTATGGTAATAAGGACTAACGTTCATCAttcataaaagataaaaaaaacgaaaataaattaaaaaaatagataaaagatcaaagacaaaaattatatttaagccaAATATTTAAAGgcaatatctaaaatacccacAATATTTAAAGGCAATATCTAAAATACCTCTAgctttcatatttaattttttagaagtcattttatatttttgtttctacATGAAACACAATGGTTAATCCCTTAGTGTTTATCTTTACTTTAGAGCCGTTGTGGCTTGATCTAGATAAAGACTAGCGAGTTTGTTTTTTGATATTAGTAAATCTTGTTATACATCCAACTTGGACTCTATTTGATAAGCTATTTTCCTTATTAGTTTGTTGGTGATTCATATCTTCACTTAAATGATTGTTATGGCTAGGTTGGGATAGTTGTTGCGCCAAATCATGCCCTTTGGCTAGGGCTTCTACATCAAATTTCCTCTGTTAGGCTTGACAATTTGGCCTACTTTATCCATATGATACAAATCCATGCCTAATTGTTATTTTGGTTATGTCTTTTGGGCCCCATATCATCACAATTTTCCATTCACAGTTTGATTTAGAGGACATACACCGTctgtgtaaaactattttacactAGCATTTAGTGAAACATATTTTGTCGTCGTATCACTCCAtctttgtattattattttgaaattagtgATATGACATGGAAGAATGATATTTTTTCGTTGGACGACAAtacaaaactattttatattgtaTGTCCATTTAactcttaaattttaaaagtgcACTCTTGTGTAAGGCGTACTTTATGCATACATCCAATCACAAAGACATTGATTTTCCACATTAGTTTTTGGGTACAATAATTATGCACtaacaatgtaaaataattttaccctGTTGTCCAATAATAATCAATCATTTTGTCATGTATGTAGACTTCTCAAAACGGGCTATCCGACCCGATCATGGTCGACCTTTATGGGTTGCAGGTTTTTTAGGTTTGACCAAAAAGCCCTGTTTTAATATGggccaaaaaaaaaatattacccAAGTTTGACCTTAGCGGGTTGCTGTCTGGGTAGATAGCCCgcaaattttatttaacattattttttaaaaaatttgattgaaactcttttaatttgaaaattttcttatGGCATACTATAAATACATTATGAAGGAATTAATTTGAATGAGTATAAATTATAAACCGATATCTAGTTCaatttgaatgaatattatTGTTGGTCATAGATGGATAAGTGGATTGGATATCATTTGAGTCAACTTTTTTTTGGGTCTGTgaccttttaatatttttatttatttttaaattggttATGTGAGCTACACAGTACTTAGGGGTAggcaaaaaaaccaaaaactgaattgATTTAtagaactgaaccgaaccaaACCGTTTTTAAACTAAATCggttcaaaaaaattaaaaatcaaactttattttaaaatcattttttttaacttaactgATTGTAGAAAATATAGGTGCACTGTAAccataatttagttttaaattttaattctaccAAAACCTCAAAATCTCAAAACCTTAAAATCAGACTCAGAACCCTAAAATTGAAATGAAGCTTATGCGTTTATGATATACCTTCGCCTTACCTCTTCTAACAGATGCATTTTGATTCTGACTTTTTGTGTTGCCTCACACACCAATGGCTGCAACCTTTCATCCATCACATGTTCTCTTACTTCCCACTATCCAAAAGGCAAAAAACTCATCACCACCCAATATGTTACTTCAAAACTACAAAACCCTCAATGAACTGACACAGTTACACTATGACATGATGAAGAAAGGTCTTTTTCATAACCTCGTTGTTGCTTGTGTTCAAATAGGTACCCATGAAAGTTTGAACTACGCTTTAAATGTTTTCAAGGAAGATGATGTTGCCACGTGTTCCCTTTACACGTGTAACTCTCTGATTAGAGGGTGTGCTTCATCTGAGTTAGGTAAAGAAGCAATCTTTATTTACGTTTACATGGTTGTTGTGATGGGtgttgttcctgaaaagttcacCTTCCCATTTTTGCTTAGTGTTTGCTCTAAGATTTTGGCGTTTTCTGAGGGTGCTCAAGTTCATGCGGTGGTTGTTAAAATGGGGTTATAGaaccagttcggttcggtttAGAGTATTAAACCGGTTCACTGGTTTATAGAACCAGTTCGGTTTGGTTTTGCAAACTgtaaaccggttcggttcgtttttttcaaactgaaaaccagtttggttcagttttcaAGCATAACTGAATTTTGCCCACCCCTAACAGTACCTATATGAGCTAGCTCGAATGAGCAATAGATTTATTCAGaccagatcaaatatttttttaaaaatttgggcCAAAAGTTTTAGGtcaaaagtatatattttaGCGGGTTAGCCTATTTTGACATCTCTACATGTATGCATATATTgtaaccattttttttaaaaaaagaattactCATTACTCAATTTTAATCGGCCTATAAAACAATTGTTTCtcttagtttttttaaaatatcttgcttaaataaaataaaaacataaaacaatcAGTGATTTGCCATTCCATCATATTGTCGTCGTCGGTTAATCTGACTAAATAGTCCATCGTTATTATCCTCTCAACTTCCTTAATGTTTCCTTCTTTTTCTCCATTTACAAAAAAGTGCAGAAAAAGAACCAAAAAATGGGGAAGAACGATCTGAGTTAGCCCTACTCTACACAACCCTCCCTAGAAAATAAACCATTTTTCTCATCGCTAAAAGTGAGGATGGATAAAGTTCAGTTATGAACTAAAACTGCTCAAAAACTAAACCGACgtgatttttcaatttaaaaatttcaacatAATTGGTTCTATAATTTAGTGAAACGTTTATTGCTCTGAACACCAAACtggttttaattaaattttacttgttCGTATTGAATTAAACTATCATAATATGGATGATACTGAACTGAATTGTTGTTGTATCAAATCCGAactattttaatctttttaaatcttttttgtTCCTATAtgccaaattttacataattactctaattatttctaaaaaatactataaaatcatttttctgcATCCTCAAATTCATGAGAAAATGAAAGAGCATGTTAACTTTTAAGAAAATCTAAACATATTCCTAATGCTTCTAAAATCATGAAGCTaataacttaaatttaaattcaaaccatctatatttaaaatatatttttcaaaaagctTACATAACCTATAAAGTCTAAGACTTTCCAAAGtatatttcaaacaaaatatcatcaattttatgaaattacttccaaataaaaaaattgtcttcAAAATTATGATCCCTAAACTCAAATAATG from Cicer arietinum cultivar CDC Frontier isolate Library 1 chromosome 3, Cicar.CDCFrontier_v2.0, whole genome shotgun sequence encodes:
- the LOC140919710 gene encoding pentatricopeptide repeat-containing protein At3g22690-like, coding for MAATFHPSHVLLLPTIQKAKNSSPPNMLLQNYKTLNELTQLHYDMMKKGLFHNLVVACVQIGTHESLNYALNVFKEDDVATCSLYTCNSLIRGCASSELGKEAIFIYVYMVVVMGVVPEKFTFPFLLSVCSKILAFSEGAQVHAVVVKMGL